GGGGAGCCGCTCGCCCACGAAGCGGCGCAGCTCGCCGGGATCGGGCGCCTCGCCGGCGGGGACGACGTACGCCGCCAGGAGCTGCGCGCCCCCCTCGCCGCGCGCCGCCGCCGCCGCGTCGGCCACCGCAGGGTGGGCCCGGAGCGCCGCCTCCACCTCGCCGGGCTCCACGCGGAAGCCGCGGACCTTCACCTGCTCGTCGGCCCGGCCCAGGATCTCCAGCTCGCCGCGCTCGTCCAGGCGCCCCAGGTCGCCGGTGCGGTACATCCGCGCGCCGGGCGCCCCGGCGTGGGGGTCGGGGCGGAAGCGGTCGGCGGTGAGGGCGGGCGACCCGGCGTACCCGCGCGCGAGCCCGGCGCCCGCGACCCACACCTCCCCCGCCTCGCCGGGGCCGACGGGGTGCAGCCCGGAATCCAGCAGGTGCACCGCCTTCCCCGGCAGCGGGCGGCCGACGCTCACCGGCCCCTCGCCTGGCGTCAGCTCGCCGCCGGTGGAGTAGGTGGTGTCTTCGGAGGGGCCGTAGAAGTGCATCACCCGGCACGACCGCCCCAGCGCACGCAGGCGCTCCGCGACGTCGGGCGCCATCGCCTCGCCGCCGACGGCCAGGGTGCGCAGCGTGGGCGGCAGGCGCCCGGCGCCGAGCAGCTCCCCCGCGGCGGAGGTGATCACGAAGGCGGCCGTCACCGGCTCGACCTCCCCCGCCAGGGCCAGCACGTTATCCACCAGCGCCACCGTGCCGCCCGACGCCAGCGGTCCGAAGAGCTCGGGGATGGAGGCGTCGAAGCAGACCGACGACGCGGCGAGCATGGTCTCCCGCTCGCCAGCCGGGTAGAAGCGCTCGAACCAGCGCAGGAGGTGCACGGCGCTCCTGTGCTCGATCTGCACCCCCTTGGGCCGGCCCGTGGAGCCCGAGGTGTAGATGACGTACGCCAGGTTCTCCGGATGCACTGCCGCGTCCGGCCGCGCCGCGGGCAGCCTGTCGATCTCCTCCCGCTCCGCGTCGATCCGGACGATCTCCCCCGTGTAGCCAGCGACCGATCCCGCCCGCGCCGCGTCCGTCACCAGCACCGGCGCGCGCGTGTCGGCCAGCATGTAGGCGATGCGCTCGGGCGGGTAGGCAGGGTCGAGGGGGAGGTACGCGCCGCCCGCCTTGAGCACCGCGAAGATGGCGACCAGCAGGTCCGCCGTCCTCGGCAGCAGCACCCCGACGGGCACCTCCGGCCCCACGCCCAGCGCGCGCAGCCGGTGCGCCAACCGGTTGGCGCGCTGGTCCAGCTCCGCGTAAGTGAGCTGCTCCCCGCGGCAGCGCACGGCGGGCCGGTGAGGCGTGGCGTCCGCCTGCCGCTCGAAGAGGCGGTGGATGCAGGCGGCGGAGAGGTCGTCGGTCATCTCGAAGACGGCAGGAGGACGACGGGAAGAAAACCGCGGAACTGCAGGGTACAGGGGACAGGGTACAGGGGACAGCCGACCACAACGCGCCGCCCCCGCACCGATTCGTCATGTCCACCCTCTCCCGAAGTCGGGAGAGGGTTGCCGCTCTAAGGCGGCGGGTGAGGGCCCTCGCGGCCGCGCGGACGCTCGTCCGCGGAGCGAGCCCTACCCCACCGCCTCGCGCACCACGCGCCCCAGCCGCGCGATCCCCTCCTCGATCTGCGCGACCGTGGGGTGCGAGAAGTTGAGCCGCATGGCGCTGGCCCCGGCGCGGCCCCCGTCCACGGCGAAGGCGCTCCCGGGGACGTAGGCCACGCCCTCCGCCTCCAGCGCCACGCGCAGCAGCGCGGTGGTGTCGACCTCGCCGGGAAGCTCCACCCACACCAGCGCCCCGTGCCGCGGCACGCTCCAGCGCGTCCCCGCGGGGAAGTGGCGCTCCAGCGCGGCGATCATGGTGTCGCGCCGCAGGCGGTACGCCGCGCGCACCGTCTCCAGGTGCACCCCGAAGCGCCCGGAGGCCAGGTACTCCGACACCAGCCCCTGCGCGAAGGTGGAGGTGTCGATGTCGCTGCCGTCCTTGGCGCTGGCCAGCACGTCCATCATCTCCTCCGGCGCCACCAGCCAGCCCACGCGGAAGCCCGGCGCCATCACCTTGGAGAGCGAGCCCACGTAGAAGATCCCGCGCTCCTCCATCGCCCTGAGCGGCGGGAGCGGGCGGTCGTAGTGCAGCAGCCCGTAGGCGTCGTCCTCGATCACCCGCACGCCGAAGCGGCGCGCCAGCCGCACCAGCCGCGCGCGCTTCTCCAGGCTCACGCTCACCCCCAGCGGGTTGTGCCCGTCGGTGATGCAGTAGACGAACGCCGGCCGCTCGCCCTCCTCCAGCAGCGCCTCCACCGCGTCCACGTCCATCCCCGTCTCCAGGTCGCTCTCCACCGCCAGCACGCGGGGGCGGAAGGGCTCGATCACCTGGCGGAAGCCCATGTAGACGCGCCGCTCGCAGACGATCGTCCCCCCCGGCTCCAGGAAGAGCCGCGCCAGGATGGAGAGCGCCTGCTGCGCGCCGGTGGTGAGGAACACCTGCTCGGGGCGGCAGCGCACCCCGCGCCCGGCCATGAGCGCCGCCACCTGCTCGCGCAGGCGCCGCGGGGGGGTGCGGTACTGGAGCGCGCCCGGGTCCGACGCCAGCACCCGCTCCGCCGCGCGCGCCCACTCCTCCACCGGGAACAGGTCGGGCGCCGGCAGCCCCAGCGCGAAGGAGATCACCCCGGGGCGCGCCATCAGCCCCATCATCTCCCCGATGACGGAGGGACGCAGGTCGTGCGTCCAGGCGGCCAGCTCGGGCGCCGGGGCGAAGGGAACCGCGCCGGAGTCCGGCGGCGGGAGGAGGACGGAGGTGTCGTGGACCGTCATGCGCACCTCTCCAGACCGCGGGAGGCGGCGGGGGTCGAGGGCGGGAAAGTGCCGCGGGCGGAGGGCGGGACCGGCCGGCGGAACGCCAGGACGGAGCGGCCACCGCGCGGACGCGAACGATAACAGCGCGCTCGTATCTGATGCAACCCGTTCGCGGAATCTGTTACGGCGAGGACGGTTGGGAGTGCGTGAGTGCGAGAGTGCGAAAGTGCGAGAGTGCGTGAGTGCGTAGGGTCGAGGCATGCCTCGACCGGCAGGGCTGGCTGGACGCGCCGAGCCTGCGGAACGCACCGAATCCAGTCCGCGCAGGCGGACTTCGCGCCGTTGCAGCGGGTGGTTTCAACCACCCGTATATCAACCACCCCCGCCGCACGTGGACGGAGTGGTCGAAACGCTGGACAGCGGGCGCGGGGGGAGTTAGGTTGTGTACGTCTCGCGTATGACGCGAGCGGCCACGAATCCTGATTCACCCGACGAAACCAGACACGCGATGCAACCCGTAGCCCGCCCGCTGCTGGTGCTCCACTCCGACAACA
This window of the Longimicrobium sp. genome carries:
- a CDS encoding PLP-dependent aminotransferase family protein — protein: MTVHDTSVLLPPPDSGAVPFAPAPELAAWTHDLRPSVIGEMMGLMARPGVISFALGLPAPDLFPVEEWARAAERVLASDPGALQYRTPPRRLREQVAALMAGRGVRCRPEQVFLTTGAQQALSILARLFLEPGGTIVCERRVYMGFRQVIEPFRPRVLAVESDLETGMDVDAVEALLEEGERPAFVYCITDGHNPLGVSVSLEKRARLVRLARRFGVRVIEDDAYGLLHYDRPLPPLRAMEERGIFYVGSLSKVMAPGFRVGWLVAPEEMMDVLASAKDGSDIDTSTFAQGLVSEYLASGRFGVHLETVRAAYRLRRDTMIAALERHFPAGTRWSVPRHGALVWVELPGEVDTTALLRVALEAEGVAYVPGSAFAVDGGRAGASAMRLNFSHPTVAQIEEGIARLGRVVREAVG